DNA sequence from the Lycium barbarum isolate Lr01 chromosome 5, ASM1917538v2, whole genome shotgun sequence genome:
ccattttttggcattaatttggGCCGACCGGACACCTAGTGGGATTAAACCCAAACAGTGGTTAAATGTGGGATTAGTTTGGATGAGTGGACACACATTGTCCTTTTCCCTTTAATTTATATTTGAAGTTAAATTTGTTTTCGCAAGTTTTCCGTTTCGGGAACAACTTTAGACGTGTGAGATTAAAGTTGTGAAAATTCGCATTTGAAGTTTGGCAAACTTGTACCTATGTCTGAAGTGTGATCTTGTGAAGGTCAAATATTGGACATTTACTGTAATTTGGCATAGCTTGTCAAGGCCAACTTCAGACATTTTTGACTGAAGTTGTGGATTTGACAAAGCCAAACTTCAGACATAGTTTAGTGAAATTGTAGATTTGATAAGGCCAAACTTCAGACATATTTAATTGAAGTTGTGACTTTGGCAAGACTTTAGATATGTATGCTTGCCAAAGCTACACTCAAAACATTTTTTATTGAAATTCAGGTAAACAAATTTTTATCCAAAACCATCAACTTGTTAGTCAAAATTCAACAATCAAACACATGACTCAACACCCAAATCTACCTCAAATAAGCTTAAATTTGGAACATAAGTTCATATATCATAAAAAACAAACTTCAATCATCAACTTgccacaaaacaaaaacaaatctaACCATTTCATTTTGCAACAATAGTGGTTTGCTATTGTCTTCTTAATTAAATATTGTGCATACTTCTTTAATGTATAATTGGAAATAATTATCAATTTTAGTCTTAAATTCTTAAAGTGATAATTATTTTGAGCTAAAACCACAGTTAAAAAGATAATGATGGAGCAGCAAATTCAGTTAGACTCGACTTGATAATGTAAAAAGCTTGATAAGTGGCGGACCTAGTAAGAGGGAGTGGGTTCAATTGAATTACCTTTTTTTGAAATATAATATTCCCGTTGTTCCAATTTATATGAAGAAGTTcgctttttgagagtcaaacaagaaatttaatattttaaattgttaattattgtaaCTCATACTACTTTTAATTACAATTGAATTCTAccaataaattatttttcaaatattgTATATTCAAATCTACGGTCAAAATtaaaaggcttaatgcatatgcggcccactaaatttattttcctttttcattttggcaccttaACTAAGTATTgctcctattgaacccctgaactcgtcctcaagtgtgtctatcaaacacaatccgacttatatagtattccatcttcaatgtagcaacatgctaatatatattttaatttaattatgctatcttttagctaagattagtAGCAATTGAAAGGGGAAAAAAAGTAACTCTTAATTAAGGTGACAATGAAAGAGCAGAACCAGCAGAAACCGACACATCCATGACTTAAAGAATCTTCTCAGTTAGATGTGTCAATAATCATAGTGAGTACAGTAAATATATTAGTACAATGTATAATAATAGAACCGGTGCATAGGATAATTAGGGAATAGAGGACCACAAAATGATTCTTTTTCCATTTTTAAACCGAATTCCCGCTAATAAGGGGCACTAATTATAGCAACTAGTGATATTAGAGCATATTGTACTAATTGACAtgatttttttctaatttttccgTAATATCTTCTTAAGGGTTAATATCAGTTTTGGTCCATCAATTATTAATATTTATGTTTCAGTTAAAATATTACTCCACCTCATTTCCCCaatttaatttataattttaataaaaatcagatttagggaATTTGATAGACACATTTGAAGACGAGTTCAGGAGTTCAACAGGAACAACTCTTAGTTgatgtttcaaaatgaaaaaaatgaacaAGTTTAGGagggccgcatatgcattaagccaaatTAAAAAGTATCAACTTTCCAACATCAAATAGTATAATTATTAGGGATTTGGTTGAGttcgacccgacccgacccgacccggaaGCAACTCCTTTCCCACGAAAAACCAACCGCTGCCGCAACCATAAGCCGTATAGGGttttaactcatttttttcaaaGATTTAATTTTGCAACTACAAAAAAGAAGCATTTGACAAGAAGAATTGTGGATTAAGTGTTTGACAAAATGCCAACTCTAACAAAACTATTCACAATGGAAGAAACATCTCAACACAACACTAAAGATGATTGTTGGGTTGTCATTGATGGCAAGGTATTAATTAATTcttcaacctttttttttttttttttttttgtaatatggtggataGGTGTGTTTGTGGTCCTCAATTATTAGATAGACTAGTATTGTTGGGGTTACTGCTCCTTTTTTTAGACTGCTTTATCATGCTTTTTATAGTATTTGCCATGTCTGCTTTACTTCTGTTATTTCCTTTTCCGGACTGCTTTGGGTTGCTTTTCTTGAGCCGATGGTCTATAGGAAACAACCTCTATACCTCCCGggggtaggggtaaggtctgtgtaccctcgaccctcccagaccccacttgtgggattacactggctATGTTGTTgttaatctgtttttttttttttttttctgtttatgGTGAATAGTTGTGCTAGGAGAGACTAATATTGGAATTTGTCAATGATGCCTTTTTCCAGTTTACGTTGATGGGTTTTTGGAATATATTCTTATTGTGAATGTGATTGATTAGATAGTCTCCTAGGTGCTTTCTTGCTATGCAGTTTTAGACCTTGGGGGTGGGGGGAATTTTCCGAAAAATGTTTTTGACTAACCAACCAAACACGGGagaataagtaagaaattcacttattttccaagaacacattttTGCAGGAAAACaatttcctccataccgaacacactgATAGAGTTTGTGGGTTTCACAGTGGGTGTGACTGTATCTCTATAAACTAATTTTAGAATATTAATTACTAGGATCTTTTATTCTATTTTAATTGGCTGATGCTGCTTTCAAGTTTTCATGTTAAATATCTGACTTGATTGCCATGTTGAAGTTCGTTTAGGCGTCTGAGTGTTATCATATGTATCTGCTTGGAGTCGGGTTAGACTGGTGCTTGTACATTGAGTATATAGTGTATATAATTGGGACGGGCTCAAATGCCCTCTAAGGACTAGTAATAATGGACTTAATAGAAAGAAATGTATTCTTGAGCATTGCTGACTGTTTTTGCTATGTTACATACTATTTTAATAGGTATGCATCTGACACAGAATGAAGGATCTATATAACATAGCTATCTTACTACATTTTGTAGTACTAAGCATAATGACTGGAAAAGTGTCAGCTGTTTGGGGTAGTGATGGTATTTGTTTTTCTATTGGAATCAGATATGTTTTTCTAGCATATCTGTATATATATTAGGTAGCTTGATTTACTCCTATTGTAATTAGGAATTGATTTGTattgattttcttttctttttaggaCATGTAAACTTAGCTATTTAAACCCCAATATCTTGAGGGAATAATCAAGCTGAGTTCTCTCTCAGACTCTTCTTTCTCACAGCTTCTTCCTAAAAACTAAATAAAAGACTTTCTTGGGGATAAGGTGATGCGGCGCTCTTTTTGGTATTCACTTGTGCTCACACATGAATCTCTAATGCTATGAAGAATTTATGCAAGCTTACATCGGACAGCGTTTAGAGAAATTATAATGGTTATTCTATCCATGCTTTTCTCATAGTTTTTATCTGCTTGTTTCCATATTAAGTTGACTCATTTCAAGACCTCGGACATATTTTCTTCATATATTATGACATTGCAACCTGAAGAATATTACAATTGAATTCTACCAATGCTGTTAATGCAGCTTGAACTTCCTGATATTACCTCTTGCAGTTAGTTGAGCTATTTTATCTAAGTTCCAAATTATTGTGCATTTAAAGACTTGCCCATTGCACCACATTCTTGTGTTAGCCATCAAAGTAAACTTCACTTGGAGTCAACCCCATATTTAACTTCTTGTGGTACAGATAAACCTGAATATAGGAATGCTTAATATGCAACTTGCCAGTCGTGATGACATTGGTTTTGGTTTGATAACTAGTCGAAACAGGAACCGGGAGGATAAGTTTACATCCCTCAAACTTTAAATCAGATGGTAATATGGGCTTAAGATACTCTATGCCTCCACAATTTGCTATAAGATAGTTTTGAAATTACAACACCACCAATTGAGACTGATGATCTCCACTGGTCTTTACAAAAATATGTTTTCAATGTGATAAATTTGTCTAGAAGGTAATATTATTGCTGAAATTGAATGCTTTGAgttgcacccaagggtgtggtttagtggtcaatgaagtgaatGCAAACCTTGGAGAAAGACAAAAAGAATACCAGGTGACTTCTTTCCATTTGCCAAATCCTGGGTGGCAGAGTTACCTGTAtttgtgctggtgggaggtagcaggtatcgATGAAATAGTCAAACTACGCGAGCTGTCTCGGACACCAACAttgtcttaaaaaaaaaaaaaaaaaaagaagaaaaaagaaaaattgaacgATTTGAGCTATCTCCTTTGACGCCAAACTTTTTGTTTGCTCAGGTAAGGGCCATACTTAAAAATCATATTCTAAGATATCCGTACTACCAACGGTTGAGAGCTGACATGAAGATTATGTTCCTAATTAAGAAGAAAATTATCCTTCTTTTGGCTATTTGTATTAGCTACTTATTGTCCGTGAGATGTTTTGATTGTCGTGTTGCTGCATCAGAAAAATATTATGTAGCATTTGCTGATATAGATTGTGTTTACTAGTATACCTGTTTCTCCATTTTGCTGCTTTAGATTCTTAACTTCTTTGCTTGGTGCATGCAGGTATATGATGTTTCATCTTATTTGGACGAACATCCAGGGGGAGATGATGTTCTACTTGGTGCTACAGGTACCAATTCATTCATATTCTTTCTTGTGAAATTACTGCACACTAATAAGTAAACGGGACTCACTTTTTCGTATGTCATTTGAAAGATCACAAATTGACTTGTCATGAATTTTCTTGTATAGGAAAAGATGCCACAGATGAATTTGAAGATGCTGGACATAGCAAAGAT
Encoded proteins:
- the LOC132641944 gene encoding cytochrome b5, translated to MPTLTKLFTMEETSQHNTKDDCWVVIDGKVYDVSSYLDEHPGGDDVLLGATGKDATDEFEDAGHSKDARELMEKFFIGELDPSSTSIPQLEIVKKAGRNIPKKVMEITKQYWFVPVAVVGISVVVGFLYTRKK